In one window of Eggerthella guodeyinii DNA:
- the rpsQ gene encoding 30S ribosomal protein S17: protein MSEDRNSRKVRQGVVVSAVNDKTCVVQVKERKPHPVYGKMMTTTKKFHAHDENNEAGLGDTVQIMETRPLSKMKRWRLVKIVEKAQ, encoded by the coding sequence ATGAGCGAAGATCGTAACTCCCGCAAGGTCCGTCAGGGCGTCGTCGTGAGCGCCGTCAACGACAAGACCTGCGTCGTGCAAGTCAAGGAGCGCAAGCCGCATCCGGTGTATGGCAAGATGATGACGACGACGAAGAAGTTCCATGCCCATGACGAGAACAACGAAGCCGGCCTCGGCGACACCGTTCAGATCATGGAAACGCGTCCGCTGTCGAAGATGAAGCGCTGGCGCCTCGTCAAGATCGTCGAGAAGGCCCAGTAG
- the rplP gene encoding 50S ribosomal protein L16: MLVPKRVKHRKVQRGSMKGKAKGGTRLNHGEYGIQALEAAWITNRQIEAARIAMTRYMKRGGKVWITIFPDKPITQKPAETRMGSGKGNPEAWVAVVKPGRIMFEIGGVDEETAKEALRLAINKLPIKCKIVSRETEGQE, encoded by the coding sequence ATGCTCGTACCTAAGCGCGTTAAGCACCGCAAGGTGCAGCGTGGTTCCATGAAGGGCAAGGCCAAAGGCGGCACCCGGTTGAACCACGGCGAATATGGCATCCAGGCGCTCGAAGCCGCATGGATCACCAACCGTCAGATTGAGGCAGCCCGTATCGCCATGACCCGCTACATGAAGCGTGGCGGTAAGGTGTGGATTACGATCTTCCCGGACAAGCCCATCACGCAGAAGCCTGCCGAGACCCGCATGGGTTCCGGCAAGGGCAATCCCGAGGCGTGGGTCGCGGTCGTCAAGCCCGGCCGCATCATGTTCGAGATCGGTGGCGTCGACGAGGAGACCGCTAAGGAAGCGCTCCGTCTCGCCATCAACAAGTTGCCCATCAAGTGCAAGATTGTTTCTCGTGAAACGGAAGGGCAGGAATAA
- a CDS encoding trigger factor has protein sequence MKVTEKKLDDGQVLLEAVASTAEVSHALTMAQYGFAQQMGIQPTPGMSVEQAVEKQLGIKDLDAIVQQQAIEYLVPFAIDKRNITPAYPAQPKADGPLKRGQTFSFELRVAPKPDYELTSYEPVSITVPPFEVEQAEVDAQIAQIAESYAEFVSDEPHPVQSGDGFLLALDASQNGEKMDNLSTEGRTYLTGMGLMPEDFEKHLIGMNVGETKSFSFDLPGMGAEGDAKGDTIDCTVTVKEMQKKVVPAIDDEWVAKNLPMYRDAAALRGGIAERLTADRRAQYEAYKLQVAASELAKRFQGRIQDEVYEAMQKTLVSNLRGQLQQQGIPFEQFVQSQGGEQQFGMLMMMQTREMLVQGYALDALFRHEKLTLTDEDIDAACRSMNPQNPDAVKREMQENGRGFALREAAERMKANQWLLDHATVTVEDPKEPAPQQ, from the coding sequence ATGAAGGTAACCGAAAAGAAGCTCGACGACGGCCAGGTTCTGCTGGAAGCCGTCGCGTCCACCGCCGAGGTCAGCCATGCCCTGACGATGGCCCAGTACGGGTTCGCCCAGCAGATGGGCATCCAGCCCACGCCAGGCATGTCCGTCGAGCAGGCCGTGGAGAAGCAGCTCGGCATCAAGGATCTCGACGCCATCGTGCAGCAGCAGGCCATCGAGTACCTCGTGCCGTTCGCCATCGACAAGCGCAACATCACGCCGGCTTATCCCGCCCAGCCGAAAGCCGACGGTCCGCTCAAGCGCGGCCAGACGTTCTCGTTCGAGCTGCGCGTGGCGCCGAAGCCCGACTACGAGCTGACGTCCTACGAGCCCGTGTCCATCACCGTGCCGCCGTTCGAGGTGGAGCAGGCCGAGGTGGATGCCCAGATCGCCCAGATCGCCGAGAGCTACGCCGAGTTCGTGTCGGACGAGCCGCACCCGGTGCAGAGCGGCGACGGCTTCCTGCTGGCCCTCGACGCCTCCCAGAACGGCGAGAAGATGGACAACCTGTCCACCGAGGGACGCACGTACCTCACCGGCATGGGCCTCATGCCCGAGGACTTCGAGAAGCACCTCATCGGCATGAACGTGGGCGAGACGAAGTCGTTCTCGTTCGACCTGCCGGGCATGGGCGCCGAAGGCGATGCCAAGGGCGACACCATCGACTGCACCGTCACCGTCAAGGAGATGCAGAAGAAGGTCGTCCCCGCCATCGACGACGAGTGGGTGGCGAAGAACCTGCCCATGTACCGCGACGCGGCCGCGCTGCGCGGCGGCATCGCCGAGCGCTTGACGGCCGACCGCCGCGCGCAGTACGAGGCGTACAAGCTGCAGGTGGCCGCCTCCGAGCTTGCCAAGCGCTTCCAGGGGCGCATCCAGGACGAGGTGTACGAGGCCATGCAGAAGACGCTCGTGTCCAACCTGCGCGGCCAGCTGCAGCAGCAGGGCATCCCGTTCGAGCAGTTCGTGCAGAGCCAGGGCGGCGAGCAGCAATTCGGCATGCTCATGATGATGCAGACCCGCGAGATGCTCGTGCAGGGCTACGCGCTCGACGCGCTGTTCCGCCACGAGAAGCTCACGCTCACCGACGAGGACATCGACGCGGCCTGCCGCTCGATGAACCCGCAGAACCCGGACGCCGTGAAGCGCGAGATGCAGGAGAACGGGCGCGGGTTCGCCCTGCGCGAGGCCGCCGAGCGCATGAAGGCGAACCAGTGGCTGCTCGACCACGCCACGGTCACCGTGGAGGACCCGAAGGAGCCGGCCCCGCAGCAGTAA
- the rplE gene encoding 50S ribosomal protein L5, whose amino-acid sequence MTAPRLKEKYTNEIVAKLEKELGLDNVNKVPRLEKIVVNMGVGAAAADHKLLDAAMGDLRIITGQQPCVTRAKKSIAGFHVREGQPIGCKVTLRGDRMWEFLDRLLATALPRVRDFRGISPTSFDGRGNYTMGVTEQLIFSEIDYDKIDRTRGMDITFVTSAQDNDSAFALLDALGFPFKDKE is encoded by the coding sequence ATGACTGCTCCTCGCTTGAAGGAAAAGTACACCAACGAGATCGTGGCCAAGCTCGAGAAGGAACTGGGCCTCGATAACGTGAACAAGGTTCCGCGTCTTGAGAAGATCGTCGTCAACATGGGCGTGGGCGCCGCTGCGGCCGACCACAAGCTGCTCGACGCCGCCATGGGCGACCTGCGCATCATCACGGGCCAGCAGCCCTGCGTCACGCGTGCCAAGAAGTCCATCGCCGGTTTCCACGTGCGCGAAGGCCAGCCCATCGGCTGCAAGGTCACCCTCCGCGGCGACCGCATGTGGGAGTTCCTCGACCGCCTGCTGGCCACCGCGCTTCCCCGCGTGCGTGACTTCCGCGGCATCTCGCCGACCAGCTTCGACGGCCGTGGCAACTACACCATGGGCGTGACCGAGCAGCTCATCTTCTCGGAGATCGACTACGACAAGATCGATCGCACGCGCGGCATGGACATCACGTTCGTGACGTCCGCGCAGGACAACGACAGCGCGTTCGCACTGCTCGATGCGCTGGGCTTCCCGTTCAAGGACAAGGAATAA
- the rplN gene encoding 50S ribosomal protein L14, with protein sequence MIQMQTMLAVADNSGARKVQCIKVLGGSKRRYAGLGDVIICSVKEAAPNTNVKKGDVVRCVVVRVKKEVRRPDGSYIKFDQNAAVLIDTNGAPRGTRIFGPVARELRDKKYMKIVSLAPETL encoded by the coding sequence ATGATTCAGATGCAAACCATGCTCGCAGTGGCCGATAACTCCGGCGCTCGCAAGGTGCAGTGCATCAAGGTCCTGGGCGGCTCCAAGCGCCGCTACGCGGGACTGGGCGATGTCATCATCTGCAGCGTTAAAGAAGCCGCGCCGAACACCAACGTGAAGAAGGGCGATGTCGTCCGCTGCGTGGTCGTGCGCGTGAAGAAGGAAGTTCGTCGTCCCGACGGCAGCTACATCAAGTTCGATCAGAACGCAGCCGTCCTGATCGACACGAACGGCGCGCCGCGCGGCACGCGTATCTTCGGGCCCGTCGCCCGCGAGCTGCGCGACAAGAAGTACATGAAGATCGTGTCCCTGGCACCGGAAACGCTCTAA
- the rpsC gene encoding 30S ribosomal protein S3, whose translation MGQKVSPTGFRLGITEEWRSRWYADKDYAKNLANDLAIRKFLDKQLARAAVSKVEIERAGDKIKIIVTTARPGVVIGKKGAEIDSLRKKLEKVANGPVSIEVVEVKRPELDAALIAQSVAEQLEGRVAFRRAMRKAVQSARKSGAKGIRIQCSGRLGGAEMSRREWYREGRVPLHTLRAKIDYGFATAATTMGSIGVQVWVYHGEVLPGQKAPQPALEGSSRPSRPRRNDRNDRRAK comes from the coding sequence ATGGGTCAGAAAGTAAGCCCCACCGGGTTCCGCCTCGGCATCACCGAGGAATGGCGTAGCCGCTGGTATGCCGACAAAGACTATGCCAAGAACCTGGCAAACGACTTGGCCATCAGGAAGTTTTTGGACAAGCAGCTCGCCCGTGCCGCCGTCTCCAAGGTCGAGATCGAGCGCGCTGGCGACAAGATCAAGATCATCGTGACCACCGCCCGCCCGGGCGTCGTGATCGGCAAGAAGGGCGCCGAGATCGACTCGCTGCGCAAGAAGCTCGAGAAGGTCGCCAACGGCCCCGTGTCCATCGAGGTCGTCGAGGTCAAGCGCCCCGAGCTCGACGCCGCGCTCATCGCGCAGTCCGTCGCCGAGCAGCTCGAGGGCCGCGTCGCCTTCCGTCGCGCCATGCGCAAGGCTGTCCAGTCCGCCCGCAAGAGCGGTGCCAAGGGCATCCGTATCCAGTGCTCCGGTCGTCTCGGCGGTGCCGAGATGAGCCGTCGCGAGTGGTATCGCGAGGGTCGCGTGCCGCTGCACACGCTGCGCGCCAAGATCGACTACGGTTTCGCCACGGCTGCCACGACGATGGGCTCCATCGGCGTGCAGGTGTGGGTGTACCACGGCGAAGTGCTCCCCGGCCAGAAGGCTCCCCAGCCGGCGCTCGAGGGCAGCTCTCGTCCCAGCCGTCCCCGTCGCAACGATCGTAACGATAGGAGGGCAAAGTAA
- the rplV gene encoding 50S ribosomal protein L22: MEAKAIARYVRVSPRKARIVIDLIRGKSVPAAREILQFSDRAIAEVVAKTLNSAVANAENLHHVRPETLVVKTAFADEGPTLKRIRPRAKGSASRIRKRTSHITIIVAPREEA, translated from the coding sequence ATGGAAGCTAAAGCAATCGCACGCTACGTCCGCGTTTCGCCCCGCAAGGCGCGCATCGTCATCGATCTGATTCGTGGCAAGTCCGTGCCCGCCGCTCGCGAGATCCTGCAGTTCTCCGACCGCGCCATCGCCGAGGTCGTCGCCAAGACGCTGAACTCCGCTGTGGCCAACGCCGAGAACCTGCACCACGTGCGTCCGGAAACGCTCGTCGTGAAGACGGCCTTCGCCGACGAAGGCCCCACGCTCAAGCGCATCCGTCCGCGCGCCAAGGGCTCCGCTTCGCGCATCCGCAAGCGCACGAGCCATATCACCATCATCGTCGCACCGCGAGAGGAGGCATAA
- the rpmC gene encoding 50S ribosomal protein L29: MKAAEIRELSADDLQAKLKEARAELFNLRFQMATSQLDNTARVKQVKKDIARIQTEMRARELSA, translated from the coding sequence ATGAAAGCAGCAGAGATCCGTGAGCTGTCTGCCGACGATTTGCAGGCGAAACTCAAGGAAGCGCGCGCGGAGCTTTTCAACCTGCGCTTCCAGATGGCCACGAGCCAGCTTGACAACACCGCCCGCGTGAAGCAGGTCAAAAAGGACATCGCGCGTATTCAGACCGAGATGCGCGCCCGCGAGCTGAGCGCTTAG
- the rpsS gene encoding 30S ribosomal protein S19 produces the protein MSRSLKKGPFVEPRLLDRIEKMNAAGEKNVVKTWSRSSTIFPEMVGHTIAVHDGRKHVPVYVTESMVGHKLGEFAPTRTFKGHSADKGKKR, from the coding sequence GTGAGTAGAAGTTTGAAGAAGGGTCCTTTCGTTGAACCGCGCCTTCTTGATCGTATCGAGAAGATGAATGCGGCGGGCGAGAAGAACGTCGTGAAGACCTGGTCGCGCTCGAGCACCATCTTCCCGGAAATGGTGGGTCACACCATCGCCGTGCACGATGGCCGCAAGCACGTGCCGGTATACGTTACGGAATCCATGGTCGGCCACAAGCTGGGCGAATTCGCCCCGACCCGCACGTTCAAGGGTCATTCCGCCGACAAGGGCAAGAAGAGATAA
- the rplX gene encoding 50S ribosomal protein L24: MNSMNIKKGDKVKVLSGKDKGKEGVVLHALPQKERVVVEKVNVVKKALRPTQQNPQGGISSVEAPIHVSNVMLVCPSCKQPTRVSNKRDENGKKVRVCKKCGKDIA, encoded by the coding sequence ATGAATAGCATGAACATCAAAAAGGGCGATAAGGTGAAGGTCCTGTCCGGCAAGGACAAGGGCAAGGAGGGCGTGGTCCTGCATGCCCTTCCCCAGAAGGAACGCGTCGTGGTCGAGAAGGTCAACGTCGTCAAGAAGGCGCTGCGTCCCACGCAGCAGAACCCGCAGGGCGGCATCTCCTCGGTCGAGGCTCCCATCCACGTGTCGAACGTGATGCTGGTGTGCCCGAGCTGCAAGCAGCCCACGCGCGTGAGCAACAAGCGCGACGAGAACGGCAAGAAGGTCCGCGTCTGCAAGAAGTGCGGCAAGGACATCGCCTAG
- a CDS encoding putative bifunctional diguanylate cyclase/phosphodiesterase, which translates to MAWNVSAEMIAFIIVLIISVYSRKSHAVPSRKNLLFRLCLITTLGAIGTNLASTLMIAYAPAELLPLTWLVTAVYFVLTPLLGTVYFYYAVAVVGEASSVGRWQIAVSAVPCVLYFLCVIANFATNCLFWFDDAGGYHQGPLILTTYLVFYFYCIACFALVVFTRSPIDPAIKRILAVFPLVAVAVIAVQQVFPSYLLSGSAAACSLLIIYLYLQNKRLSVDLLTGAPNRQEFLSMVALMHDKQRPFTTLLVSLSNFKFINDKFGHDNGDRFLREFAQFLETLGPTVRLYRYSGDQFALLMDEEEMQGNPDHDVDAVLDALHERLEQPWTIGGYSYTMTAAIGVVSYPAIAHTPADVVTALEYTAAKAKRLESGSSCICTPAIMDAINRRSTIADIVREAVADNSLTVHYQPIWSEKAGAFVTAEALCRVYDEQLGPIPPDEFIPIAEETGIIPELTYEVLDRACAFVRAYCDEHPGTAFRGVSVNLSSVQFVQNDLAERVLAIVERHGIPASYLRIEITESAIIANPEAVRTFMTRMSEEGVRFYLDDFGTGYSNLSTVLNLPFDVVKIDKSILWSATAGSDNAAFLPYLIACFSSIGSEALSEGVETEEQRAYLDHCGCDLMQGYLFSRPLPPEDAAAVIAASERS; encoded by the coding sequence ATGGCATGGAACGTCTCGGCGGAAATGATCGCCTTCATCATCGTGCTCATCATCTCGGTGTACTCGCGCAAAAGCCACGCAGTGCCGTCGCGCAAGAACCTGCTGTTCCGCCTCTGCCTCATCACCACGCTGGGCGCCATCGGCACCAACCTGGCCTCCACGCTCATGATCGCCTACGCGCCCGCGGAACTGCTGCCCCTCACCTGGCTCGTGACGGCCGTCTACTTCGTGCTCACCCCGCTGCTGGGAACCGTGTACTTCTACTACGCCGTCGCCGTGGTCGGCGAGGCCAGCTCGGTGGGACGCTGGCAGATCGCCGTGAGCGCCGTCCCCTGCGTGCTGTACTTCCTCTGCGTCATCGCGAACTTCGCCACGAACTGCCTGTTCTGGTTCGACGATGCGGGCGGCTACCACCAGGGGCCGCTCATCCTGACCACGTACCTCGTGTTCTACTTCTACTGCATCGCGTGCTTCGCGCTCGTCGTGTTCACGCGCTCGCCCATCGACCCGGCCATCAAGCGCATCCTGGCCGTGTTCCCGCTCGTGGCCGTGGCCGTCATCGCCGTGCAGCAGGTGTTCCCCTCCTACTTGCTGTCGGGCTCGGCCGCGGCGTGCTCGCTGCTGATCATCTACCTGTACCTGCAGAACAAGCGCCTGTCGGTGGACCTGCTGACCGGCGCGCCGAACCGCCAGGAGTTCCTGTCCATGGTGGCGCTCATGCACGACAAGCAGCGGCCGTTCACCACGCTGCTCGTGTCGCTGTCCAACTTCAAGTTCATCAACGACAAGTTCGGGCACGACAACGGCGACCGCTTCCTGCGCGAGTTCGCGCAGTTCCTCGAGACGCTCGGGCCCACCGTGCGCCTGTACCGCTACAGCGGCGACCAGTTCGCGCTGCTCATGGACGAGGAGGAGATGCAGGGCAACCCGGATCACGACGTGGACGCGGTGCTGGATGCGCTGCACGAGCGGCTGGAGCAGCCCTGGACCATCGGCGGCTACTCCTACACGATGACGGCCGCCATCGGCGTGGTGTCGTACCCCGCCATCGCCCACACCCCCGCCGACGTGGTGACCGCGCTCGAATACACCGCCGCGAAGGCGAAGCGGCTCGAATCGGGGTCGTCGTGCATCTGCACGCCCGCCATCATGGACGCCATCAACCGGCGCAGCACCATCGCCGACATCGTGCGCGAGGCGGTGGCCGACAACAGCCTGACCGTGCACTACCAGCCCATCTGGTCCGAGAAGGCGGGCGCGTTCGTCACCGCCGAGGCGCTGTGCCGCGTGTACGACGAGCAGCTGGGGCCCATCCCGCCCGACGAGTTCATCCCCATCGCCGAGGAGACCGGCATCATCCCCGAGCTCACCTACGAGGTGCTCGATCGGGCGTGCGCGTTCGTGCGGGCCTACTGCGACGAGCATCCGGGCACCGCGTTCCGCGGCGTGTCGGTGAACCTCTCGTCGGTGCAGTTCGTGCAGAACGACCTGGCGGAAAGGGTGCTGGCCATCGTGGAGCGCCACGGCATCCCCGCGTCGTACCTGCGCATCGAGATCACCGAGAGCGCCATCATCGCGAACCCCGAGGCCGTGCGCACGTTCATGACCCGTATGAGCGAGGAGGGCGTGCGCTTCTACCTCGACGATTTCGGCACGGGCTATTCCAACCTGTCCACGGTTCTCAACCTGCCGTTCGACGTGGTGAAGATCGACAAGAGCATCCTGTGGTCGGCCACGGCCGGAAGCGACAACGCGGCGTTCCTGCCGTACCTCATCGCGTGCTTCTCGTCCATCGGCTCCGAGGCGCTGTCGGAGGGCGTGGAGACCGAGGAGCAGCGCGCCTACCTCGACCACTGCGGCTGCGACCTCATGCAGGGCTACCTGTTCTCGCGGCCGCTGCCGCCCGAGGATGCGGCGGCCGTCATCGCGGCGAGCGAGCGCTCCTAG
- the rplB gene encoding 50S ribosomal protein L2 codes for MGVKQYKPTSPGRRFQTVSDFAEITTSKPEKSLLAPLSNKAGRNNNGRITTRHQGGGNKRRYRIIDFKRNKDGVPAKVATIEYDPNRSARIALLNYVDGEKRYILHPKGLRVGDTVMSGVEADIKPGNALPLANIPVGTLIHAVELQPGKGAAIARSAGTSIQLMGKEGDYAILRMPSSEMRRVLITCRATVGEVGNAEHSNIKIGKAGRNRWKGIRPSVRGTVMNPVDHPHGGGEGKNKSAGRHPVTPWGVPTKGHRTRNPKKASSRLIIRRRKK; via the coding sequence ATGGGAGTCAAACAGTACAAGCCGACCAGCCCCGGCCGACGCTTCCAGACGGTCTCGGACTTTGCCGAGATCACGACGTCGAAGCCGGAGAAGTCGCTGCTTGCGCCGCTGTCCAACAAGGCAGGGCGCAACAACAACGGCCGCATCACCACCCGTCACCAGGGCGGTGGCAACAAGCGCCGTTACCGCATCATCGACTTCAAGCGCAACAAGGACGGCGTCCCCGCGAAGGTGGCGACGATCGAGTACGACCCGAACCGCAGCGCCCGCATCGCCCTGCTCAACTACGTTGACGGCGAGAAGCGCTACATCCTTCATCCGAAGGGCCTCCGCGTGGGCGATACCGTCATGAGCGGTGTCGAGGCCGACATCAAGCCGGGCAACGCCCTGCCGTTGGCCAACATCCCCGTCGGCACGCTCATCCACGCGGTGGAGCTGCAGCCGGGCAAGGGCGCCGCTATCGCCCGTTCCGCCGGCACGAGCATCCAGCTCATGGGCAAGGAGGGCGACTACGCCATCCTGCGCATGCCTTCCTCCGAAATGCGCCGCGTGCTCATCACGTGCCGCGCGACGGTGGGCGAGGTCGGCAACGCCGAGCACTCCAACATCAAGATCGGCAAGGCCGGTCGCAACCGTTGGAAGGGCATCCGCCCCAGCGTTCGCGGTACCGTCATGAACCCGGTCGACCACCCGCACGGCGGCGGCGAGGGCAAGAACAAGTCCGCTGGTCGTCACCCGGTCACCCCGTGGGGCGTTCCCACGAAGGGCCATCGCACCCGCAATCCCAAGAAGGCTTCGAGCCGCTTGATCATCCGCCGTCGCAAGAAGTAG